One part of the Rubrobacter calidifluminis genome encodes these proteins:
- a CDS encoding IS3 family transposase (programmed frameshift): MPGPTPHYPPEFKREAVRLYRSSGKSISGLAKDLGVATESLRRWIKQHEIDAGEREGLSTEEREELSRLRRENRILKQEKEVLPKSSSLLRQGGRDSVNLFRFIDAERAHLPVALLCRMLEVSRSGYYAWRGRPPSRRSRQDAILIEKISEIHRRSRETYGSPRVHAELKSLGRRCSRKRVARLMREAGLQGCMRGRQRGTTRRSKSAAPAEDLVKRNFAATQMDRVWVADITYVASGEGFLYLAFILDVYSRRIVGWAMESHLRTKLVVDALQMAVWRRKPAPGLVHHSDQGVQYTALSFSERLREVGITPSMGRTGSALDNAMAESFVSTLKAELVSNLEFPTRQSAKTAIFDYLETFYNTRRLHSSLGYMSPADFEEDRIEEARVA; encoded by the exons GTGCCGGGACCAACACCACACTACCCACCAGAGTTCAAGCGGGAGGCTGTCCGCCTCTATCGCTCCTCGGGCAAGTCAATCTCAGGGCTTGCTAAAGATCTCGGAGTGGCTACCGAGTCGCTAAGAAGATGGATCAAGCAGCACGAGATCGACGCAGGTGAGCGCGAAGGGCTGAGCACTGAAGAGCGCGAGGAACTGAGCAGGCTTCGTCGGGAGAACCGCATCCTCAAGCAGGAAAAGGAAGTTTTGC CGAAAAGCAGCAGCCTTCTTCGCCAGGGAGGACGGGATTCGGTGAACCTCTTCAGGTTCATCGACGCGGAGAGGGCTCATCTACCCGTCGCGCTGTTGTGCCGGATGCTCGAAGTCTCTCGCAGTGGCTACTACGCCTGGAGGGGCAGGCCACCATCCAGGAGGAGCCGCCAGGACGCCATCCTCATCGAGAAGATCAGCGAGATCCACCGCAGAAGCAGAGAGACCTACGGTTCTCCGAGGGTCCATGCCGAGTTGAAGTCGCTCGGGAGGCGCTGTTCGAGAAAGAGAGTGGCGCGGCTCATGAGAGAGGCCGGACTACAGGGCTGTATGCGTGGCAGACAAAGAGGAACAACTCGCCGGAGCAAGAGTGCCGCTCCTGCCGAGGATCTTGTGAAGAGAAACTTCGCGGCTACCCAGATGGACAGGGTCTGGGTGGCGGACATCACATACGTCGCTAGCGGAGAAGGTTTCCTCTACCTCGCCTTCATCCTCGACGTCTATTCGAGAAGGATCGTGGGCTGGGCGATGGAGAGCCACTTGAGGACCAAGCTCGTGGTGGATGCCCTCCAAATGGCGGTGTGGAGGCGCAAGCCTGCTCCCGGGCTGGTTCATCATTCGGACCAGGGAGTGCAGTACACCGCGCTCTCCTTCTCGGAGAGGCTCAGGGAGGTGGGCATCACCCCGTCTATGGGAAGGACCGGGAGCGCCCTGGACAACGCCATGGCCGAGAGCTTCGTTTCGACGTTGAAGGCGGAGCTGGTGAGCAACCTGGAGTTTCCAACCAGGCAGTCGGCGAAGACGGCGATCTTCGACTACCTGGAGACGTTCTACAACACCCGCCGTCTGCACTCGTCGTTAGGCTACATGAGCCCTGCGGACTTCGAGGAGGATAGAATAGAAGAAGCTAGGGTCGCGTAA
- a CDS encoding helix-turn-helix domain-containing protein — protein MNTREKQRDWLTVKEVAEELHIPRTRAYELISRGELPAVRIGERSIRVNRRELEEFLLSERRYINR, from the coding sequence ATGAACACGAGAGAAAAGCAGCGCGACTGGCTCACGGTCAAAGAAGTCGCGGAGGAGCTCCACATCCCGCGCACTCGCGCTTACGAGCTAATCTCACGCGGCGAGCTTCCAGCGGTCCGGATCGGCGAGCGCTCCATCCGGGTCAACCGGCGCGAGCTCGAAGAGTTCTTGCTCTCCGAGCGGCGCTACATCAACAGATAA